One Coregonus clupeaformis isolate EN_2021a chromosome 21, ASM2061545v1, whole genome shotgun sequence DNA window includes the following coding sequences:
- the LOC123481537 gene encoding integumentary mucin C.1-like, protein TTTTSTTTTTTTTTTFTTTATATTTTTTTTTTTTTTTTTTTTTTTTTTTTTTTTTTTTTTTTTTTTTTTTTTITTTTTTTTTTTTTTTTTTTTTTTTTTTTTTTTTTTTTTTTTTTTTTTTTTTTTTTTTTTTTTTTTTTTTTTTTTTNITTTTTTTTTTTTTTTTTTTTTTTTTTTPTTTTTTTTTTTTTTTSPTTTTTTTTPTTSTTTTNSFTTNINTTTTATTTTITTTTTTTSTTTTTATTTTTTTTATATTTTTITTTTTTTSTTTTTATTTTTTTTTTTTTTTTTTTTTTTTTTTTTTTTTTTTTTS, encoded by the coding sequence actactaccacttcaactaccaccacaactaccaccaccaccacatttACCACTACAGCCAccgccaccactaccactaccaccaccactactaccaccaccaccaccaccaccactactactaccactactactaccactaccactaccactaccactaccactaccaccaccactactaccaccaccaccactactactaccactaccactaccattaccaccaccactactaccaccaccaccaccaccactactactaccactactactaccactaccaccaccactaccaccaccactactaccaccaccactaccactaccactaccactaccaccaccactactaccaccaccaccactaccactaccactaccactaccactaccaccaccactactaccaccaccaccactaccactaccactaccactaccactaacattaccactaccactaccactaccactaccaccaccacaactaccactaccaccactaccaccaccaccacaacaaccactacaccaactactactaccaccaccaccaccaccactaccaccactaccacctcccctaccaccaccaccactactaccacccctactacctctaccaccaccaccaactcCTTTACCACCAACATCAATACTACCACTACcgctaccactaccaccatcacaaccaccaccactacaaccagtaccaccaccaccactgccactaccacaaccaccaccaccactgccactgccactaccactaccaccatcacaaccaccaccactacaaccagtaccaccaccaccactgccactaccaccaccaccaccactaccactaccactaccactaccaccaccactaccactaccaccaccaccaccaccaccaccaccactaccactaccactaccaccaccaccacctcc